The following coding sequences are from one Nicotiana tabacum cultivar K326 chromosome 1, ASM71507v2, whole genome shotgun sequence window:
- the LOC107760476 gene encoding EPD1-interacting receptor-like cytoplasmic serine/threonine-protein kinase 5D — protein MVLTWKSMIPCCYKVDDELVRSKKNVKKQSSFQRLTLLDFDDPSSPLSADGLSNSFIGSNLINFTFTELREVTHHFSSANFLGEGGFGPVYKGFVDDKLRPGLKPQVVAVKVLDTDGLQGHKEWLTEIIFLGQLRHPHLVKLIGYCWEDNNRLLVYEFLPRGSLENQLFGKFSITLSWSTRMKIALGAAKGLAFLHEGEKPVIYRDFKASNILINSDYTAKLSDFGLAKDGPAGDDTHVSTRIMGTHGYAAPEYIMTGHLTTMSDVYSFGVVLLEMLTGKRSLDKKRREGETNLVEWLRPYLKDPKKIARVMDRRLEGEYPIKGAQTAALVAYKCLSHYPKPRPTMDDVVKILETLQEESNNTDTAISDPMITMTSNSDFSSESEKNGEKEDAATPERNGRSRKEKYLNGKNQGYGWRQRINRQRMVASYSDTALYRRH, from the exons ATGGTTTTAACTTGGAAATCAATGATTCCATGTTGTTACAAAGTAGATGATGAGTTAGTAAGATCAaagaaaaatgtcaaaaaacaaAGTTCATTTCAGAGATTGACTCTATTAGATTTTGATGATCCAAGTTCACCATTATCTGCTGATGGACTTTCCAATTCATTCATTGGATCAAACCTTATCAACTTCACATTTACTGAACTTAGAGAAGTTACACACCATTTTTCATCTGCTAATTTTCTTGGTGAAGGAGGATTTGGACCGGTTTACAAAGGATTCGTCGACGATAAGCTTAGGCCAGGGCTAAAACCTCAGGTTGTTGCTGTTAAGGTGTTGGATACAGATGGTTTGCAAGGCCACAAGGAATGGCTG ACAGAGATAATATTCCTGGGGCAACTAAGGCATCCACATCTGGTAAAATTGATTGGATACTGCTGGGAAGATAATAATAGACTCCTAGTCTATGAATTCTTGCCAAGGGGAAGCTTGGAAAATCAACTCTTTGGTA AGTTTTCGATTACATTATCGTGGTCAACAAGGATGAAGATAGCACTAGGAGCAGCAAAAGGTCTCGCGTTCCTCCATGAAGGCGAAAAACCAGTCATATACAGAGACTTTAAGGCATCAAACATCTTAATAAATTCA GATTACACTGCTAAACTTTCTGATTTCGGACTAGCAAAGGATGGACCAGCAGGGGACGATACGCATGTATCCACACGAATAATGGGTACACACGGCTATGCAGCCCCTGAATATATCATGACAG GTCATTTGACAACAATGAGTGATGTATATAGTTTTGGAGTAGTTCTGTTGGAAATGCTGACTGGTAAAAGATCATTGGATAAAAAAAGACGAGAAGGAGAAACGAATTTGGTTGAATGGTTAAGGCCTTATTTAAAAGATCCAAAGAAAATTGCTCGTGTGATGGACCGAAGACTTGAAGGTGAATACCCGATTAAAGGGGCACAAACTGCAGCATTAGTAGCATACAAATGCTTAAGTCATTATCCTAAGCCTAGGCCTACAATGGATGATGTTGTCAAGATTCTTGAGACACTTCAGGAGGAAAGCAATAACACTGACACTGCAATAAGTGATCCAATGATAACGATGACATCGAACAGTGATTTCAGCAGTGAGAGTGAGAAAAATGGCGAAAAAGAGGATGCTGCAACACCGGAACGAAATGGGAGAAGCAGAAAGGAGAAGTACTTGAATGGGAAAAATCAAGGTTATGGATGGAGACAGAGAATCAATAGACAGAGAATGGTGGCGTCTTACTCGGATACAGCTCTTTATAGAAGACATTGA